In Desulfofundulus kuznetsovii DSM 6115, the following are encoded in one genomic region:
- a CDS encoding IS1634 family transposase, with the protein MFVRTKTFTNKDGTKRTYLQIVEGVRENGKVRQKVVANLGRIEDAQSGSLDRLIESLVKFSKKRWVQAEAARLMVLEAKEWGTELIFRHLWEKLGLAAIIKNLLDKTEITSPLDEAIYAMVLNRISDPLSKRAVNEWINEIYRPAFKELELHHFYRALDFLILHKETIELELFEQTKNLFNLELDLVFWDTTSTYFTGNGPEGLAKYGYSKDYRSDRVQIIVGVLMTREGIPVAHQVFPGNTADIETFKKVIHDTRTRFLLRRVIFVADRGMVSPTLLDELDKEHIEYIVGVKMRRMQAVAEVLKTGGRYKEVAENLKVKEVWHDANRYIICYNPMEAEHDRKAREEIVKKLEKQLNEKGLKSMLSNSGYSRFLKVSGANVTVDQKALEEDARYDGKYVLRTNSQVDTAEAALAYKELWRVERAFRELKSTLDLRPIYHWKDRRVRAHVMVCFLALVLESAFYRYLKLAGSQVEYLYLMRDLKNLKAVELTLEGIRYLCRTELPGNAFQAFKALGIGVPNHVIIIN; encoded by the coding sequence ACGTACTTACAAATAGTTGAAGGTGTTCGCGAAAACGGTAAAGTACGCCAGAAAGTTGTTGCTAACCTGGGCCGCATTGAAGATGCCCAGTCGGGTAGCCTCGACCGTTTAATTGAAAGCCTGGTTAAATTCTCCAAAAAGAGGTGGGTTCAAGCTGAAGCCGCCAGGCTCATGGTTTTAGAGGCAAAAGAATGGGGTACCGAGCTGATCTTCCGGCACCTGTGGGAAAAGCTGGGACTGGCTGCCATTATCAAAAACCTTCTTGATAAAACAGAAATAACCAGCCCTCTTGATGAAGCCATATACGCCATGGTCCTAAACCGTATCAGTGATCCATTGTCCAAGCGGGCGGTCAACGAATGGATCAACGAGATCTACCGGCCCGCCTTTAAGGAACTGGAGTTACACCATTTTTACCGGGCACTGGATTTTCTCATCTTACATAAGGAAACCATTGAACTGGAGTTATTTGAGCAAACGAAAAATCTATTTAACCTGGAACTGGATCTGGTTTTCTGGGACACCACCTCCACCTACTTCACTGGAAATGGTCCCGAAGGTCTGGCGAAATACGGGTATTCCAAAGACTACCGCTCCGACCGGGTGCAGATTATTGTAGGTGTGCTTATGACCCGGGAAGGAATACCGGTGGCTCACCAGGTTTTTCCCGGTAATACTGCCGACATCGAGACCTTCAAGAAAGTCATCCATGATACCCGGACACGGTTTCTACTCCGGCGGGTAATCTTCGTAGCCGACCGGGGAATGGTTAGCCCAACACTTCTGGATGAGCTGGATAAAGAACATATCGAATATATCGTTGGCGTAAAAATGCGCCGGATGCAGGCGGTTGCGGAAGTGTTGAAAACGGGCGGCCGTTATAAAGAAGTGGCCGAGAACTTGAAAGTAAAAGAAGTCTGGCATGATGCCAATCGTTACATTATCTGCTATAACCCAATGGAGGCTGAACACGACCGAAAAGCCCGGGAAGAGATTGTCAAGAAATTGGAAAAACAGCTCAACGAAAAAGGTCTTAAATCAATGCTATCAAACAGTGGCTACAGCAGGTTTCTGAAAGTATCAGGCGCCAATGTTACCGTGGATCAGAAGGCTCTGGAAGAAGATGCCCGTTATGACGGGAAGTATGTTCTCAGAACCAACTCCCAAGTGGACACCGCAGAGGCAGCCCTGGCATACAAAGAACTCTGGCGGGTGGAAAGGGCCTTCCGGGAATTAAAATCTACCCTTGATTTAAGGCCAATCTACCACTGGAAAGACCGCCGGGTAAGGGCACATGTCATGGTTTGTTTTCTGGCGCTGGTGTTGGAATCGGCTTTTTACCGGTATCTCAAGCTGGCCGGCAGCCAGGTTGAATACTTGTATCTCATGAGAGATTTAAAAAATCTAAAAGCCGTCGAGTTAACCCTGGAAGGCATAAGATACTTGTGCCGAACTGAATTACCAGGAAATGCTTTTCAAGCTTTTAAAGCACTGGGAATAGGAGTTCCAAATCATGTAATAATCATTAATTAG
- a CDS encoding nitrogenase component 1, which yields MDLVWKSAPVPSDYFGVLWALAGIKNALILEHGATGTAFYNTVSFGIMNKQSPKGIIFTTGLDEDDVVMGREDKIIQAARELDELYKPDIISLVATAVTSVIGLDLYGIIEELQPEVNAKLLAFPGGGFRGDYTQGIKEVFRVLVNEVVIEPAEKNTRAVNIIGPTIDTFNHPSDYAELKRLLGLLNLEVSTVFTANTDVQQIKNLSSAALNIVTRDIGLEAAELLEERFGTPYHYGLPFGLKGTVAWLEQVAQKLGLAIEQKEIAAELKKYGYTLAELTSWWQRYEHLKVAISCPYDYALGLARFVREEWGLD from the coding sequence ATGGATTTAGTATGGAAAAGTGCCCCTGTTCCTTCGGATTATTTTGGAGTGTTATGGGCTCTGGCAGGGATTAAAAACGCGTTAATCCTGGAGCACGGGGCTACCGGAACGGCCTTCTACAACACCGTTAGCTTCGGGATAATGAATAAACAGTCTCCCAAAGGGATTATTTTTACCACCGGCCTGGATGAGGACGATGTAGTTATGGGCCGCGAAGATAAAATAATCCAGGCCGCCAGAGAACTGGATGAGCTGTATAAACCGGACATAATTTCCTTAGTGGCTACCGCCGTAACCTCGGTAATTGGCCTGGACCTGTATGGTATAATCGAGGAACTGCAGCCTGAGGTAAATGCAAAATTACTGGCTTTCCCGGGCGGAGGCTTTCGCGGCGATTATACGCAAGGAATCAAAGAAGTTTTTCGCGTTCTGGTTAATGAGGTGGTAATTGAACCGGCAGAGAAGAATACCCGGGCCGTCAATATTATCGGTCCCACCATTGATACCTTCAATCATCCCTCAGATTATGCGGAACTTAAAAGGTTGCTTGGACTGCTCAACTTAGAGGTCAGCACAGTGTTTACCGCTAATACGGATGTTCAGCAGATAAAAAACCTTTCCTCTGCTGCTCTCAATATAGTTACCAGAGATATTGGATTGGAAGCCGCTGAACTGCTGGAAGAGCGCTTTGGTACCCCCTATCACTACGGCCTTCCCTTTGGGTTGAAAGGCACCGTTGCCTGGCTGGAACAGGTAGCCCAAAAGCTTGGCCTTGCCATAGAGCAAAAAGAAATTGCGGCAGAACTGAAAAAATACGGCTATACACTGGCCGAGCTGACCTCCTGGTGGCAGCGTTATGAACACCTGAAGGTAGCTATCTCCTGTCCTTATGACTATGCTCTGGGTTTAGCCCGGTTTGTCCGGGAAGAATGGGGCCTTGACTGA
- a CDS encoding nitrogenase component 1, translating to MRMLPEKLSLLRKYLRLSEITEDTVLSPAAHAQYPGSHCAFFGVAGTVPLITNSYALLLGPAICLYNAKLTINLRALTSDPRPDNLLLLPFSQEDIIFGAHEKVKQAVIEVDRKYRPEVLFVVTTCTQEIIGEDFDAAIEEIRPEVRAQLLVIHTDNFTCEDAAPGIERTFLALADLMQPQAVEEKSVNLLGLRAPGGRKTEPVCLLESKGIKIKNVIPSYSTPAEIARAPEARLNIVLEHYALPLAHKMKEMFGTEYIYCERPYALDSVELWYRQIAEVLHIDLTQEIAALKKQTEETILQFEGRLADKTFALGVQQGRAFDLARFLVTLGMKPVLLYLNRILPGDHKDIQDLLSAGVDPLVVKSGNALQSEKLLAELKPDYYIGHGDRRVLARLGIKARNLLFAYHTLGFAGTQQVLRLLNREPFGSEILHYKEQIIKNAEEMSIWI from the coding sequence ATGAGGATGTTACCGGAAAAATTATCCCTACTCCGGAAATACCTGCGCTTAAGCGAAATTACAGAAGACACCGTTCTGTCCCCGGCGGCTCACGCCCAGTATCCCGGCTCTCACTGTGCTTTTTTTGGAGTAGCCGGAACAGTACCATTGATCACTAACAGTTACGCCTTGCTTTTAGGGCCGGCCATCTGTTTGTATAATGCCAAGCTGACCATCAATCTCAGGGCTTTGACATCAGATCCCCGCCCGGATAACTTGCTGCTTCTTCCATTTTCCCAGGAAGACATCATTTTCGGTGCCCATGAAAAAGTTAAGCAGGCTGTGATTGAGGTGGACAGGAAGTACCGGCCCGAGGTTTTGTTTGTCGTTACCACCTGCACACAGGAAATCATCGGCGAGGACTTCGATGCGGCTATTGAAGAAATCCGCCCGGAAGTAAGGGCGCAGCTGCTGGTGATTCATACCGATAACTTTACCTGTGAAGATGCGGCGCCGGGAATAGAGCGTACTTTTCTTGCCCTTGCCGATTTGATGCAGCCTCAGGCTGTCGAGGAGAAATCAGTTAACCTTTTGGGCCTGCGTGCGCCTGGAGGAAGAAAAACAGAACCGGTTTGCCTGTTGGAAAGCAAGGGAATCAAAATCAAGAATGTGATACCCTCTTACAGTACCCCGGCTGAAATTGCCCGTGCTCCGGAGGCCCGGTTAAACATCGTTCTGGAACACTATGCCTTGCCTCTTGCTCACAAAATGAAGGAAATGTTCGGGACAGAGTACATTTATTGCGAGCGGCCTTATGCTCTGGATTCGGTTGAGCTCTGGTACCGGCAGATTGCCGAAGTACTGCACATTGACCTTACCCAGGAAATAGCTGCGCTGAAAAAGCAAACAGAGGAAACTATTCTGCAATTTGAAGGCAGGTTGGCCGACAAAACTTTTGCTCTCGGTGTACAGCAGGGGAGAGCCTTTGACCTGGCCAGGTTCCTGGTCACCCTGGGCATGAAGCCGGTTTTACTTTATTTGAACCGTATTCTTCCGGGCGACCATAAGGATATTCAGGACCTTCTTTCCGCCGGCGTTGATCCCCTTGTGGTGAAGAGCGGTAATGCCCTGCAGAGTGAAAAGCTCCTGGCCGAACTGAAGCCCGACTATTATATCGGTCACGGTGACCGCCGGGTGCTGGCCAGGTTGGGCATTAAGGCGCGCAATTTACTGTTTGCCTACCATACGCTGGGTTTTGCCGGTACTCAGCAGGTACTGCGCCTGCTGAACCGGGAGCCGTTCGGTTCAGAGATCCTGCATTACAAAGAACAAATCATCAAGAATGCGGAGGAAATGTCAATATGGATTTAG